Proteins encoded together in one Candidatus Sulfotelmatobacter sp. window:
- a CDS encoding LysR family transcriptional regulator, translated as MARLTIRVVFGEAAAVGPGKIALLEAIAESGSISAAGRALKMSYRRAWTLVEELNALFRTPLVRARPGGAQGGGAQVTALGKLVVREYRALEALLREDGQPHVAALEHAVRRARRGSVVISRRT; from the coding sequence GTGGCACGGCTGACGATCCGCGTCGTCTTCGGGGAAGCCGCCGCCGTGGGGCCGGGGAAGATCGCGCTGCTCGAGGCGATCGCCGAGTCGGGCTCGATCTCGGCCGCCGGTCGCGCGCTCAAGATGTCCTACCGGCGTGCCTGGACCCTGGTCGAGGAGCTCAACGCGCTCTTCCGCACGCCGCTCGTGCGCGCTCGGCCGGGCGGCGCGCAGGGCGGCGGCGCGCAGGTGACCGCGCTGGGCAAGCTGGTGGTGCGCGAGTATCGCGCCCTCGAAGCGCTCCTGCGCGAGGACGGGCAGCCCCACGTCGCGGCGCTCGAGCACGCCGTGCGGCGGGCCCGCCGCGGATCCGTCGTTATATCTCGTCGGACATAA
- the modA gene encoding molybdate ABC transporter substrate-binding protein, with product MKRSSALVAALAAIVTLGAPATAAPGSITVFAAASLKEAFDAAAPAFTKATGVSVTFSYGGSDTLATQIRQGAPADVFASANEKQMAAVAAAGLLAAPARTFVRNRLVLIVPKANPAHITGLADLAHPGVKVVLAAPTVPVGSYARTSFTTVAGKPGYPADFAAAVAKNVVSEEIDVKAVATKIALGEGDVGIVYLTDVTPALAPQVTMIPYPPGASPDAVYPIAALKAAPNPSGAKAFVAFVLAPEGQRFLHDRGFAAP from the coding sequence ATGAAGAGATCCTCCGCACTCGTCGCCGCGCTCGCGGCGATCGTGACGCTCGGCGCGCCGGCGACCGCCGCGCCCGGCTCGATCACCGTCTTCGCCGCCGCGTCGCTGAAAGAAGCATTCGACGCCGCGGCGCCCGCCTTCACCAAAGCCACCGGCGTGAGCGTGACGTTCTCGTACGGCGGCTCCGACACGCTCGCGACGCAGATTCGTCAAGGCGCGCCGGCCGACGTCTTCGCCTCCGCCAACGAGAAACAGATGGCGGCCGTGGCCGCCGCGGGACTCCTGGCCGCGCCGGCGCGCACCTTCGTGCGCAACCGGCTCGTGCTGATCGTCCCCAAGGCGAATCCGGCCCACATCACCGGCCTGGCCGATTTGGCGCACCCCGGCGTCAAAGTCGTGTTGGCCGCGCCGACGGTCCCGGTCGGCAGCTACGCGCGCACCTCGTTCACCACCGTCGCCGGCAAGCCGGGCTATCCGGCCGACTTCGCCGCCGCCGTCGCCAAGAACGTCGTCTCCGAGGAGATCGACGTCAAGGCCGTCGCGACCAAGATCGCGCTGGGCGAAGGCGACGTCGGCATCGTCTACCTGACCGACGTGACGCCCGCGCTGGCGCCGCAGGTGACGATGATCCCGTATCCGCCGGGCGCTTCGCCCGACGCGGTCTATCCGATCGCGGCCCTCAAGGCCGCGCCGAACCCGTCCGGCGCGAAGGCGTTCGTCGCGTTCGTCCTCGCTCCCGAGGGACAGCGCTTCTTGCACGACCGCGGCTTCGCCGCTCCGTAG